One part of the Prunus persica cultivar Lovell chromosome G5, Prunus_persica_NCBIv2, whole genome shotgun sequence genome encodes these proteins:
- the LOC18778074 gene encoding increased DNA methylation 3, which yields MEDDPPKMSVNPSFADQLFLLNFVMGNYLGPDVTFDNLECSAFQRIAEGSPPYMSSYLGPSYVSVSLLEGLYYYLLRNVHPSLILRPEMLHKYLKGSLPLPNSGLTKDSWQFTNFFPLDLHEQIWYPESFRIVKGILFIDGPVTSCMKEDDLEKFKSLSGINNMKIDIDEAIRYQHKYLDNGESKTNCLNDDCNFTKTEFFSNGNGNWSERFQQKYKRRCFSHSPSKPAFPQVVTTKHLSKYGASWKTCKPDGPVFMPLISVPNLEECTSDSSVVLSGTARKGVVGPPVGVVDIGVSKAAYYFRVALPGVRKDFCQFNCEIESNGKIHLQGVTSGGNPIRKRSRVFQMKLQQLCPPGPFTLSFSLPGPVDPRLFAPNFGPDGIFEGVIIKDE from the exons ATGGAAGATGACCCTCCTAAAATGTCCGTCAATCCATCGTTTGCCGACCAGCTTTTTCTACTGAACTTCGTAATGGGAAATTATTTGGGCCCTGATGTCACGTTTGATAACCTCGAATGTTCAGCATTTCAAAGGATAGCTGAAGGTTCACCTCCGTATATGTCAAGTTATTTGGGGCCTTCTTATGTTAGTGTGTCTCTTTTGGAGGGTTTATATTACTATCTCTTGAGAAATGTTCACCCTAGTCTCATTTTGAGACCAGAAATGTTGCATAAGTATTTAAAGGGCAGCCTACCTTTGCCAAATTCAGGGCTGACGAAAGACAGTTGGCAGTTCACAAATTTTTTCCCTTTGGATCTTCATGAACAGATATGGTACCCAGAAAGCTTCAGAATTGTTAAGGGGATTCTTTTTATTGATGGTCCTGTTACATCATGTATGAAAGAGGACGATCTGGAAAAGTTCAAATCTTTATCAGGTATAAATAACATGAAAATTGATATAGATGAAGCCATACGATATCAACACAAGTACCTGGATAATGGGGAAAGTAAGACGAATTGCTTGAATGATGATTGCAATTTCACAAAGAcagaatttttttccaatggAAATGGAAATTGGTCGGAAAGATTTCAGCAAAAATATAAGAGAAGGtgcttctctcattctccatcAAAGCCAGCATTTCCCCAAGTTGTTACTACAAAACATTTAAGCAAATATGGAGCTTCATGGAAGACCTGCAAACCAGATGGACCTGTGTTCATGCCCCTTATCTCTGTTCCTAATTTGGAAGAATGTACTTCAGATTCTTCTGTTGTTTTGTCTGGGACTGCCAGGAAAGGGGTAGTTGGGCCACCTGTTGGTGTTGTGGACATTGGTGTTAGCAAGGCTGCATATTACTTCCGGGTTGCTCTACCAGGGGTCAGGAAGGATTTTT GTCAATTCAATTGTGAGATTGAATCTAATGGCAAGATTCATCTCCAAGGCGTCACAAGTGGTGGAAATCCCATAAGGAAACGTTCGCGTGTATTCCAAATGAAATTGCAGCAATTATGCCCACCCGGACCATTCACGCTCTCGTTCAGCCTTCCAGGACCTGTTGATCCAAGGCTCTTTGCACCAAATTTTGGACCTGATGGCATTTTTGAAGGAGTTATCATAAAAGACGAGTGA
- the LOC18776094 gene encoding increased DNA methylation 3 has product MGVENVADLPPLDPAVVLIGTAKGGNVGPPSGLVDIGVSEAAYLFRVALPGIRKNECRVKCDIQRDGKVHIEGIMTGVGLLRNSSTVYHSRVQQLCPPGEFSISFRLPGPVDPRLFSPYFRHDGILEVVVMKGRAPLP; this is encoded by the exons ATGGGAGTGGAAAATGTCGCTGATCTTCCACCTCTGGACCCAGCTGTTGTTTTGATTGGAACAGCAAAGGGAGGTAATGTTGGACCTCCTAGCGGTCTTGTTGACATTGGTGTGAGTGAAGCTGCCTACCTTTTTCGAGTTGCACTTCCTGGTATTCGGAAGAATGAAT GTAGGGTAAAATGTGATATCCAACGTGATGGAAAGGTTCATATAGAAGGAATCATGACAGGTGTCGGACTTTTGAGAAACTCGTCAACTGTGTACCATTCGAGAGTCCAGCAACTATGCCCACCGGGAGAATTTAGCATATCTTTCCGTCTGCCTGGACCTGTTGACCCCCGTTTGTTTTCTCCTTATTTCCGGCATGATGGAATCCTGGAAGTGGTGGTTATGAAAGGCAGAGCACCTCTACCCTGA
- the LOC18778021 gene encoding probable inorganic phosphate transporter 1-9, with protein MALKVLYALDTARTQWYHFKAIIIAGMGLFSDAYDLFCLPPILRLLGRIYYQKSTDNFDNNDNNFVIHRHVDSALLGVAFLGTAIGQLVFGRLGDRIGRRRMYGLSLMVMILSALGCGFSICTSPSCVLVSLGFFRFLLGVGIGGDYPLSATIMSEFANKRTRGSFIAAVFSMQGFGILASSIVTMVVCGIFHGASHPKPKEKTPSEADLAWRLILMLGAIPAAMTYYWRMMMPETARYTALVELNVQQAAKDMEKVLDVSLSQIAEDESLTLPQDPSSYPLFSKQFLRLHGRDLFGCSASWFLVDIVFYSSNLFQSHVYGKYLGKKYKSNVYEDAIHVALFQAILAICSTIPGYWLTVYFIDRIGRRKIQMMGFLVMALVYFAIGIPYRTYWQDNINGGFMVLYGLTFLFANFGPNTTTFIVPAELFPARFRSTCHGISGAAGKVGAIIGAVGFGSASHGQTEDHKAVQILLVILGGVCLLGLAVTYFFTPETKGRSLEENEE; from the exons ATGGCGTTAAAAGTCCTTTATGCCCTCGACACGGCGAGGACCCAATGGTACCACTTCAAGGCCATCATCATCGCTGGCATGGGCCTCTTCTCCGACGCCTACGACCTCTTCTGCCTCCCTCCCATCCTCAGGCTCCTCGGCCGCATCTACTACCAAAAATCCACCGACAACTTCGACAACAACGACAACAACTTCGTCATTCACAGGCATGTCGACTCCGCGCTCCTCGGCGTGGCTTTCCTGGGCACCGCCATTGGCCAGCTGGTCTTCGGCAGGCTCGGGGACCGAATCGGGAGGCGCCGCATGTACGGCCTGTCCCTCATGGTGATGATTCTCAGCGCACTAGGCTGCGGCTTCTCCATATGCACCTCTCCGAGCTGCGTTCTGGTGAGTCTCGGGTTCTTCAGGTTCCTGCTCGGGGTTGGGATTGGCGGGGACTATCCGCTGTCGGCGACCATCATGTCGGAGTTTGCCAACAAGCGGACACGTGGCTCGTTCATAGCGGCCGTGTTCTCGATGCAAGGGTTTGGGATTTTGGCGAGCTCGATCGTGACGATGGTGGTGTGCGGGATCTTCCACGGAGCGTCCCATCCCAAGCCCAAGGAGAAGACTCCGAGTGAAGCTGACCTCGCATGGAGGTTGATACTGATGCTGGGTGCAATTCCTGCTGCCATGACCTATTATTGGCGAATGATGATGCCTGAAACTGCCAG ATATACAGCATTGGTGGAGCTAAATGTCCAACAAGCGGCTAAGGACATGGAGAAAGTGTTGGATGTTTCACTGAGTCAAATTGCAGAAGATGAATCATTGACATTGCCTCAAGATCCATCGTCCTATCCCCTTTTCTCCAAGCAATTCTTACGCCTACACGGCCGCGATCTCTTCGgttgctcagcttcatggtTTCTCGTGGACATAGTCTTTTACAGCAGCAACCTCTTCCAATCTCACGTTTACGGAAAATATCTCGGGAAAAAGTACAAATCCAACGTGTATGAAGATGCTATACATGTTGCCCTATTTCAAGCCATCCTTGCAATATGCTCAACAATTCCAGGCTACTGGCTCACTGTGTATTTCATCGATCGCATCGGAAGGCGCAAGATTCAAATGATGGGTTTTCTCGTCATGGCCTTGGTTTATTTCGCAATTGGGATACCCTACAGAACTTATTGGCAAGATAACATAAATGGAGGTTTCATGGTCCTCTATGGCCTCACTTTCTTGTTTGCAAATTTTGGACCAAACACCACTACTTTTATAGTGCCGGCTGAACTTTTCCCGGCGAGATTTAGGTCAACCTGTCATGGGATTTCCGGGGCGGCTGGGAAGGTGGGGGCCATTATTGGCGCAGTTGGATTTGGGTCGGCCTCACATGGTCAAACGGAGGACCATAAAGCAGTCCAGATTTTACTGGTGATCTTAGGTGGAGTTTGTCTTTTGGGATTGGCGGTAACGTATTTTTTCACACCAGAAACGAAAGGCAGATCGCTAGAAGAGAATGAGGAATGA